From one Leifsonia soli genomic stretch:
- a CDS encoding GH1 family beta-glucosidase has translation MNRTWPDGFLWGSATAAAQIEGAAHEDGKEDSIWDAFARVPLAIAGGDTPEVAVDHYHRMPQDVALMASLGLQSYRFSTSWARVKPGDRAVNPAGLAFYDRLVDELLGAGILPWLTLYHWDLPQALEEKGGWATRDTAYRFRDYAVAVYDALGDRVDHWTTFNEPLCSSLIGYAGGEHAPGRREPRAGLAALHHQHLAHGLAASAIRSRAGERGKAEELKLGITLNLTTAVPNDPADPVDREAARRIDGLWNRMYLEPLLLGSYPADVLEDVREHRFEELVHDGDLATIAQPLDFLGVNHYHDDNVSGHPLGPDEPAPVVPTPRPTSSPFVGSEYVTFPSRHLPTTAMGWEVNPDGLCALLVRLTRDYPTLPPLYITENGAAYEDVVSADGRVHDSEREAYILAHIDAVGRAIDEGADVRGYFVWSLLDNFEWAWGYAKRFGIVRVDYETQERTVKDSGRAFAQVIAAARAEGAAEEVAASRV, from the coding sequence ATGAACCGCACCTGGCCCGACGGCTTCCTCTGGGGGTCGGCCACCGCCGCCGCCCAGATCGAGGGCGCCGCCCACGAGGACGGCAAGGAGGACTCCATCTGGGATGCCTTCGCCCGCGTTCCCCTGGCGATCGCCGGCGGCGACACCCCGGAGGTGGCGGTCGACCACTATCACCGGATGCCGCAGGACGTGGCGCTCATGGCCTCCCTGGGGTTGCAGTCCTACCGGTTCTCGACGTCCTGGGCGCGGGTGAAGCCGGGCGACCGCGCGGTCAACCCGGCCGGGCTCGCGTTCTACGACCGGCTGGTCGACGAGCTGCTCGGCGCCGGCATCCTGCCGTGGCTGACGCTGTACCACTGGGATCTGCCGCAGGCGCTCGAGGAGAAGGGCGGCTGGGCGACGCGCGACACCGCGTACCGGTTCCGCGACTACGCCGTCGCCGTGTACGACGCGCTCGGCGACCGGGTCGACCACTGGACGACGTTCAACGAGCCGCTGTGCTCCTCCCTGATCGGGTACGCGGGCGGAGAGCACGCCCCGGGCAGGCGAGAGCCGCGCGCCGGGCTCGCAGCACTGCACCACCAGCACCTCGCTCACGGGCTCGCCGCGTCGGCCATCCGCTCCCGCGCCGGGGAGCGCGGGAAGGCCGAAGAGCTGAAGCTCGGCATCACGCTCAACCTGACGACGGCCGTGCCGAACGACCCCGCCGACCCGGTGGACCGCGAGGCGGCACGGCGCATCGACGGCCTCTGGAACCGGATGTACCTCGAACCGCTGCTGCTCGGCTCCTACCCGGCCGACGTGCTGGAGGACGTGCGCGAGCACCGGTTCGAGGAGCTCGTGCACGACGGCGACCTGGCCACGATCGCCCAGCCGCTCGACTTCCTCGGCGTGAACCACTACCACGACGACAATGTGAGCGGGCATCCGCTCGGCCCGGACGAGCCCGCGCCGGTCGTTCCCACACCGCGGCCGACCTCGTCGCCGTTCGTGGGCAGCGAGTACGTGACCTTCCCGTCGCGGCACCTGCCGACGACGGCGATGGGCTGGGAGGTCAACCCGGACGGGCTGTGCGCACTGCTGGTGCGCCTCACCCGCGACTACCCGACCCTCCCGCCGCTCTACATCACCGAGAACGGCGCCGCGTACGAGGACGTCGTGTCCGCCGACGGCCGCGTGCACGACAGCGAGCGCGAGGCGTACATCCTTGCGCACATCGACGCGGTCGGCCGGGCCATCGACGAGGGCGCCGACGTGCGCGGGTACTTCGTCTGGTCGCTGCTCGACAATTTCGAGTGGGCGTGGGGCTACGCCAAGCGGTTCGGCATCGTGCGCGTCGACTACGAGACGCAGGAGCGCACGGTCAAGGACTCGGGGCGCGCGTTCGCTCAGGTCATCGCGGCAGCGCGCGCGGAGGGCGCAGCGGAGGAGGTCGCCGCGTCGCGCGTCTAG
- a CDS encoding LacI family DNA-binding transcriptional regulator has protein sequence MTTEQITGGAVPTLEAVAARAGVSRATVSRVVNGSPKVTAEVVAAVERAIADLNYVPNRAARSLASRRTQVVALVVPESTAKVFADPFFASIVQGVALSLADTEYTLNMVISSETTPDKTRRYLMGGNVDGALVVSHHSGDHSYAQLGASLPLVFGGRPVSETEHLSYYVDVDNVAGAQVATQHLIDRGRRNIALITGPQDMPAGLDRYTGWKRAMDAAGLDATLVAYGDFSPASGSEAMRRLLAEGRPIDGLFAANDQMAAGAYSAIHEAGLSIPGDIAVVGYDDDSFGLMSTPPLTTVHQPSIALGETMARVLVRRLAGEHVDRVTLLPTELVIRQST, from the coding sequence ATGACGACGGAGCAGATCACGGGCGGGGCGGTGCCGACCCTGGAGGCGGTGGCCGCGCGGGCCGGCGTGTCACGCGCGACCGTCTCGCGCGTCGTCAACGGGTCGCCCAAGGTGACGGCCGAGGTCGTCGCCGCGGTGGAGCGCGCGATCGCGGATCTCAACTACGTGCCCAACCGCGCCGCCCGCTCGCTGGCGTCGCGGCGGACGCAGGTGGTCGCGCTGGTCGTGCCGGAGTCGACGGCCAAGGTGTTCGCCGACCCGTTCTTCGCCTCCATCGTCCAGGGCGTCGCGCTCAGCCTCGCCGACACGGAGTACACGCTCAACATGGTCATCTCGTCGGAGACCACCCCCGACAAGACCCGGCGCTACCTGATGGGCGGCAACGTCGACGGAGCGCTCGTGGTCTCGCACCACTCGGGCGACCACTCCTACGCGCAGCTGGGCGCCTCCCTCCCGCTCGTCTTCGGCGGACGCCCGGTCAGCGAGACCGAGCACCTGTCGTACTACGTGGACGTCGACAATGTCGCGGGCGCGCAGGTCGCCACCCAGCACCTCATCGACCGCGGGCGCCGCAACATCGCCCTCATCACCGGCCCGCAGGACATGCCGGCCGGCCTCGACCGGTATACCGGCTGGAAGCGCGCGATGGATGCGGCCGGCCTCGATGCGACGCTGGTAGCGTACGGCGACTTCTCGCCCGCGTCGGGGTCCGAGGCGATGCGGCGGCTGCTCGCGGAGGGCCGCCCGATCGACGGCCTGTTCGCCGCGAACGACCAGATGGCGGCCGGGGCGTACTCGGCGATCCACGAAGCGGGGCTCAGCATCCCGGGCGACATCGCGGTGGTCGGGTACGACGACGACAGCTTCGGCCTCATGTCGACGCCCCCGCTGACGACGGTGCACCAGCCGTCCATCGCGCTCGGCGAGACCATGGCCCGCGTGCTGGTCCGGCGCCTCGCGGGCGAGCACGTCGACCGCGTCACCCTCCTCCCCACCGAGCTCGTCATCCGCCAGAGCACCTGA
- a CDS encoding SRPBCC family protein, with translation MPTYTAKRPLDGDADEYFDYVSDPENLPAYFPRMTEAHELPDGKVETTAHVDADHDGTDETVTSEANFDVDHAAREVRWSAPGPHDYHGALRLTDDGVELTIHTTQEFDGMQQALDGSLQKIAENLREKA, from the coding sequence ATGCCCACCTACACTGCGAAGCGGCCGCTCGACGGCGACGCCGACGAGTACTTCGACTACGTCTCCGACCCGGAGAACCTGCCCGCCTACTTCCCGCGGATGACCGAGGCGCACGAGCTGCCCGACGGCAAAGTGGAGACGACGGCCCACGTCGACGCCGACCACGACGGCACCGACGAGACCGTCACCTCCGAAGCGAACTTCGACGTCGATCACGCCGCCCGCGAGGTGCGCTGGTCTGCTCCCGGACCGCACGACTACCACGGCGCCCTGCGCCTCACCGACGACGGCGTCGAGCTCACCATCCACACCACGCAGGAGTTCGACGGGATGCAGCAGGCGCTCGACGGGTCGCTCCAGAAGATCGCCGAGAACCTGCGCGAGAAGGCCTGA
- a CDS encoding phosphatase PAP2 family protein, with product MRSSLRTLPFLWGALVSAGSFVAVYVVFVQSYIGQVIDERAFAGADAWKGDVIEFAHTFLNALPVASVVIGAVAAIAIVLVRRNWLVFAVAVGAAIGANVSTQVLKYTILSRPEKGVDVGLSNSLPSGHTAVAASAALVVFLVASPRLRPVAAVVGSVFAIAAGASTLVEQWHRPSDVVAGMLVVAFWGCLAGIVLSWLRLPGAEPPVRSKLWPLVWIGSVCAAGSVIALMVTYFSAQSGTQHLFIAYAGGVAAIVATGFVLAALGNRLYRRLA from the coding sequence ATGCGATCGAGCCTCCGCACCCTCCCCTTCCTCTGGGGTGCGCTCGTCTCCGCCGGCTCGTTCGTCGCCGTCTACGTGGTGTTCGTGCAGAGCTATATCGGCCAGGTGATCGATGAGCGCGCGTTCGCCGGGGCGGACGCCTGGAAGGGCGACGTGATCGAGTTCGCGCACACGTTCCTCAATGCGCTGCCGGTCGCATCGGTGGTGATCGGGGCCGTCGCGGCCATCGCGATCGTGCTGGTCCGGCGCAACTGGCTGGTCTTCGCGGTCGCCGTCGGTGCGGCCATCGGGGCGAACGTGAGCACGCAGGTGCTGAAGTACACCATCCTGTCGCGGCCCGAGAAGGGCGTGGATGTCGGCCTGTCCAACTCGCTCCCCTCCGGGCACACCGCGGTCGCCGCCTCTGCGGCCCTGGTCGTCTTCCTGGTCGCGTCGCCGCGCCTCCGTCCGGTGGCAGCGGTCGTCGGATCGGTCTTCGCGATCGCTGCCGGCGCATCCACTCTCGTGGAGCAGTGGCACCGGCCGAGCGATGTGGTGGCCGGGATGCTGGTGGTCGCGTTCTGGGGCTGCCTCGCCGGGATCGTGCTCTCCTGGCTGCGCCTGCCGGGTGCCGAGCCTCCGGTGCGGAGCAAGCTGTGGCCGCTGGTCTGGATCGGCTCGGTCTGCGCGGCCGGCTCGGTCATCGCGCTGATGGTGACCTACTTCTCGGCGCAGTCCGGCACCCAGCACCTGTTCATCGCCTACGCGGGCGGCGTCGCGGCGATCGTGGCGACGGGGTTCGTGCTCGCCGCCCTGGGCAACCGCCTGTACCGCCGGCTGGCCTGA
- a CDS encoding DNA-methyltransferase, protein MSQPAPAVPPLWHPDAPSTVVQGDNLAVVADLPDASFRLIYLDPPFNTGRPQARQTLTSVRSEGGAGSVIGFKGRSYERIKGDLLSYDDRFEDYWGFLEPRLIEAWRVLADDGTLYLHLDYRESHYAKVLLDALFGRESFLNEIIWAYDYGAKPKNRWPAKHDTILVYVKDPSAYHFDSAAVEREPYMAPGLVTPEKAQLGKLPTDVWWHTIVSPTGREKTGYPTQKPEGVLRRIVQASSREGDWVLDFFAGSGTTGAVASALGRRFLLVDSNPAAVAVMRDRLAACEPGVRFVG, encoded by the coding sequence ATGTCGCAGCCCGCTCCCGCAGTCCCGCCGCTGTGGCATCCGGATGCGCCCAGCACCGTCGTTCAGGGAGACAACCTCGCGGTGGTGGCCGACCTCCCGGACGCGTCGTTCCGCCTGATCTACCTCGACCCGCCGTTCAACACCGGGCGGCCGCAGGCGCGGCAGACCCTCACCTCGGTGCGATCCGAGGGCGGCGCGGGCAGCGTGATCGGCTTCAAGGGCCGCAGCTACGAGCGCATCAAAGGCGACCTGCTCAGCTACGACGACCGCTTCGAGGACTATTGGGGCTTCCTGGAGCCACGGCTCATCGAGGCCTGGCGGGTGCTCGCCGACGACGGAACGCTGTACCTCCACCTCGACTACCGCGAGTCGCACTACGCCAAGGTGCTGCTGGATGCGCTGTTCGGCCGGGAGTCCTTCCTCAACGAGATCATCTGGGCCTACGACTACGGTGCGAAGCCGAAGAACCGCTGGCCGGCCAAGCACGACACGATCCTCGTCTACGTGAAGGACCCGTCGGCGTACCACTTCGACTCCGCCGCGGTCGAGCGCGAGCCGTACATGGCCCCCGGCCTGGTCACTCCCGAGAAGGCGCAGCTCGGCAAGCTCCCCACCGACGTCTGGTGGCACACCATCGTGTCGCCGACGGGCCGCGAGAAGACCGGCTACCCGACGCAGAAGCCGGAGGGCGTGCTGCGGCGCATCGTGCAGGCGTCGAGCCGCGAGGGGGACTGGGTGCTCGACTTCTTCGCGGGAAGCGGCACGACCGGCGCCGTGGCGTCGGCTCTCGGGAGGCGGTTCCTCCTGGTCGACAGCAACCCGGCGGCCGTCGCGGTCATGCGTGACCGGTTGGCGGCCTGCGAACCCGGCGTCCGCTTCGTCGGCTGA
- a CDS encoding ATP-dependent zinc protease family protein produces the protein MTDLHPTTDMVGWREWVSLPGIGVPWIKVKVDTGARSSSLHAFDIEELPGDRVRFRVQPWQDSDRDAVAAECPVHDRRVVRSSSGHTEERIVVLLDVVLGGRPVTAETTLTNRDQMGFRMLVGREALRQGFTVDPARSFLGGRAPREIRRRNRGRELA, from the coding sequence ATGACCGACCTCCATCCAACCACCGACATGGTCGGCTGGCGTGAGTGGGTGAGCCTTCCCGGTATCGGCGTGCCGTGGATCAAGGTGAAGGTCGACACCGGAGCCCGCAGCTCGTCCCTGCACGCCTTCGACATCGAGGAGCTGCCGGGCGACCGCGTGCGATTCCGGGTGCAGCCGTGGCAGGACTCCGACCGGGATGCGGTCGCCGCCGAGTGCCCGGTGCACGACCGCCGCGTGGTGCGCAGTTCGTCCGGTCACACGGAGGAGCGGATCGTCGTGCTGCTCGACGTCGTGCTCGGAGGCCGGCCGGTCACAGCGGAGACGACGCTGACCAACCGCGACCAGATGGGCTTCCGGATGCTGGTCGGGCGCGAGGCGCTGCGCCAGGGCTTCACGGTCGACCCGGCCCGCTCGTTCCTGGGAGGCCGCGCCCCGCGCGAGATCCGCCGCCGCAACCGCGGCCGCGAGCTCGCCTGA